The following proteins are encoded in a genomic region of Actinomadura sp. NAK00032:
- a CDS encoding DUF5954 family protein — MAFALLRGYDHINVVARLDPVAAVRDRELGERILRYPKIFPAGAPDFGHAVQRGDAWRVGALGCDDPAAARYGLAMDLRTEAGAEPDAPTAAAMRAAADRLDPEDGEQLAKDEWEIGDRRYRIVRVEKFIQFGDRVLEPPRSTDADLAADGLLRDHPIDPAAPCGQWEAQLRLNLVAFMPVAGSVPDIVRTEARHAIQAHPGVVVLPPTFIVVELDGDSWAPLTGGDDPDEARERLAGHFTGLLPRLREFGGDPASAAELAEWEAMAAGVRATSGHAFSVRGREFRTVRVSRMLRLGRDGPESPRPSDQERYGLTADA, encoded by the coding sequence ATGGCCTTCGCGTTGCTGCGCGGGTACGACCACATCAACGTGGTGGCCCGCCTCGATCCGGTCGCGGCGGTCCGCGACCGGGAACTCGGCGAGCGGATTCTGCGCTATCCGAAGATCTTTCCCGCCGGCGCCCCCGACTTCGGGCACGCGGTGCAGCGCGGGGACGCGTGGCGCGTCGGCGCGCTCGGCTGCGACGACCCGGCCGCGGCCCGCTACGGCCTCGCCATGGACCTGCGGACGGAGGCCGGCGCCGAACCGGACGCGCCGACCGCCGCGGCCATGCGGGCGGCGGCCGACCGGCTCGACCCGGAGGACGGCGAGCAGCTCGCCAAGGACGAGTGGGAGATCGGCGACCGCCGGTACCGGATCGTCCGGGTCGAGAAGTTCATCCAGTTCGGTGACCGGGTGCTGGAGCCGCCGCGGTCCACCGACGCCGACCTCGCCGCGGACGGCCTGCTGCGCGACCACCCGATCGACCCGGCGGCGCCGTGCGGGCAGTGGGAGGCGCAGCTGCGGCTGAACCTGGTCGCGTTCATGCCGGTCGCCGGGTCGGTCCCGGACATCGTCCGGACGGAGGCGCGGCACGCGATCCAGGCGCATCCGGGGGTGGTGGTGCTGCCGCCCACGTTCATCGTGGTGGAGCTCGACGGCGACTCCTGGGCGCCGCTCACCGGCGGCGACGACCCCGACGAGGCGCGCGAGCGGCTGGCCGGGCACTTCACCGGCCTGCTGCCGCGGCTCCGGGAGTTCGGCGGCGACCCGGCGTCGGCGGCGGAGCTCGCCGAGTGGGAGGCGATGGCGGCGGGCGTCCGGGCCACGTCCGGCCACGCGTTCAGCGTCCGCGGCCGGGAGTTCCGCACGGTCCGGGTGTCGCGCATGCTCCGCCTCGGCCGGGACGGGCCCGAGTCCCCGCGCCCGTCCGACCAGGAGCGCTACGGCCTCACGGCCGACGCCTGA
- a CDS encoding tetratricopeptide repeat protein, with product MQSPDERDRWTNELTGRIAGSSVQAGSIAGGVHITAPGAAPLPAPAQLPPPGLFANRRAELRRLAAFAERPGSGPVVLTGPGGVGKTTLALHWLHEIKDDFEAQLFIDLRGFSGGEPLPPDEPLERFLRALGAAPEHIPAGADEQSALFRSMTAGRRLVIMLDNAVSAAQVRPLLPGAGPALVVVTSRHRLTGLVVDGARFLDVDPLGEPGALELLERLIGADRIGAERDHARDLVALCGTLPLAVCASGARLAARRRWPIARAVAELGDEARRLAALRTGEGDISVGAVFNTSYQALDAEQAAAYRLLGVHPGPDLGAAAAAALIGTDEEHAARLLDGLVDASLLQERPEDRYGFHDLVRLHARDPSLAPAADRAAGFARLADWYLATAVAADRTLMPGRWHLGERYAAPPDDRFASRTKALDWLDRERPNLAAVAQEAHDTGLHDVTWQLAEAMWPLFLQRRNYTSWLRMYELGRAAAASCGDIKAQARMLEGLGVAHLNLQEFGRATDHYETALALERQAGHRLGEGSALEGLGVAALATGDPSRAIELFSQARDVHVGLGRPRGIALMDRHIGEALSIAGRHDEAEATLSGVLEKFDRHDEPYHHARTLTCLGQARLRAGRHAEAAAALRESHEVAQEMDAPHVEAGALRELARIAEQLDDPAAERLLLEQALGIYTALGSPQAAEVSERLAELPAAPSGDAAP from the coding sequence GTGCAGTCTCCCGACGAACGGGACCGGTGGACCAACGAACTGACGGGGAGGATAGCGGGTTCCAGCGTCCAGGCCGGGTCCATCGCGGGCGGCGTGCACATCACCGCGCCCGGCGCGGCGCCGCTGCCCGCCCCCGCCCAGCTGCCCCCGCCCGGCCTGTTCGCCAACCGGCGCGCCGAACTGCGCCGCCTGGCGGCGTTCGCGGAGCGGCCGGGCTCGGGGCCCGTGGTCCTCACCGGCCCCGGCGGCGTCGGCAAGACCACGCTGGCGCTGCACTGGCTGCACGAGATCAAGGACGACTTCGAGGCGCAGCTGTTCATCGACCTGCGCGGCTTCTCCGGCGGCGAGCCGCTGCCGCCCGACGAACCGCTGGAGCGCTTCCTGCGCGCGCTCGGCGCGGCGCCCGAGCACATCCCGGCGGGCGCCGACGAGCAGTCCGCGCTGTTCCGCTCCATGACCGCGGGGCGCCGCCTGGTCATCATGCTCGACAACGCCGTCTCGGCGGCGCAGGTCCGCCCGCTGCTGCCCGGGGCCGGGCCCGCGCTCGTCGTCGTCACCTCGCGCCACCGGCTGACCGGGCTCGTGGTGGACGGCGCGCGGTTCCTGGACGTCGATCCGCTCGGCGAGCCGGGGGCGCTGGAACTGCTGGAGCGGCTGATCGGCGCGGACCGGATCGGCGCGGAGCGCGACCATGCCCGCGACCTCGTCGCGCTGTGCGGCACGCTGCCGCTGGCGGTCTGCGCGTCCGGTGCCCGCCTGGCGGCGCGGCGGCGCTGGCCGATCGCCCGCGCCGTGGCCGAACTCGGCGACGAGGCGCGGCGGCTCGCCGCGCTGCGCACAGGGGAGGGCGACATCTCGGTGGGCGCGGTCTTCAACACCTCCTACCAGGCGCTCGACGCGGAGCAGGCGGCCGCCTACCGGCTGCTCGGCGTCCATCCGGGCCCCGATCTCGGCGCCGCCGCCGCGGCCGCCCTCATCGGCACGGACGAGGAGCACGCGGCGCGGCTGCTGGACGGCCTGGTGGACGCCAGCCTGCTCCAAGAGCGTCCGGAGGACCGGTACGGCTTCCACGACCTCGTCCGCCTGCACGCGCGGGACCCGTCCCTCGCGCCGGCGGCGGACCGCGCGGCCGGGTTCGCGCGCCTCGCCGACTGGTACCTGGCGACGGCCGTCGCCGCCGACCGCACCCTGATGCCGGGCCGCTGGCACCTCGGCGAGCGGTACGCGGCACCGCCGGACGACCGGTTCGCGTCCCGCACGAAGGCCCTGGACTGGCTCGACCGGGAGCGCCCGAACCTGGCGGCCGTCGCGCAGGAGGCCCACGACACCGGGTTGCACGACGTCACCTGGCAGCTCGCCGAGGCGATGTGGCCGCTGTTCCTCCAGCGCAGGAACTACACGTCCTGGCTCCGGATGTACGAGTTGGGACGCGCCGCCGCCGCATCGTGCGGTGACATCAAGGCCCAGGCGCGGATGTTGGAGGGGCTCGGGGTCGCCCACCTCAACCTGCAGGAATTCGGCAGAGCGACCGACCACTACGAGACCGCGCTCGCCCTGGAGCGGCAGGCCGGCCACCGGCTCGGCGAGGGATCGGCGCTCGAAGGGCTCGGCGTCGCGGCACTCGCCACCGGCGACCCGTCCCGCGCGATCGAGCTGTTCTCCCAGGCCCGGGACGTGCACGTCGGCCTCGGGCGCCCGCGCGGGATCGCGCTGATGGACCGGCACATCGGCGAGGCGCTCAGCATCGCCGGACGCCACGACGAGGCGGAAGCGACGCTGAGCGGCGTCCTGGAGAAGTTCGACCGGCACGACGAGCCGTACCACCACGCGCGGACGCTCACCTGCCTCGGCCAGGCCCGGCTGCGGGCCGGGCGCCACGCCGAGGCCGCCGCCGCCCTCCGCGAGTCGCATGAGGTCGCGCAGGAGATGGACGCCCCGCACGTCGAGGCGGGCGCGCTGCGCGAGCTGGCCCGGATCGCAGAGCAGCTGGACGACCCGGCGGCCGAGCGCCTGCTGCTGGAACAGGCGCTCGGTATCTACACCGCGCTGGGCTCGCCGCAGGCGGCGGAGGTCAGCGAGCGGCTCGCCGAACTCCCGGCCGCGCCGTCCGGCGATGCCGCACCCTGA
- a CDS encoding tetratricopeptide repeat protein, producing MEFRIIGPVELWVNGRRRDLGPSKERCVLAVLLLAPRQPVPAETIIRRVWGDDPPAKARQGLHVYMTRLRRRLEDVEGVALISRQGSYLIDVDDESVDLHRFRRLRDQARAIAESGDDEYALDHHRRAAELCRAEPLANLSGSWAERIRHALEQELLAAAFLRIDLELRRGNHADLVRELYDLTERHPQNQWPAERLMVALYRCGRQAEALDVYRRTHDLLVAESGTDPGPGMRQIQQQILRGDPELLRVPGTQLSVDRRPHTLPHDARVFVGREDELRQLMDMVPMAAGPPAGSAVTVIALDGMAGVGKSMLAVHLAHRLAAHFPDGQMFLPLHAHDARQKPVDPADALDTLLRMINVPVTRVPRALDERAALWRSELAGSRAILVLDDAAGHDQVRPLLPASAGCLVIVTSRRRLTGLHDAWPLSLETLPVRDAMVLFTGIAGAGRAETDADVAAVVECCGRLPLAVSMAASRLRHRRTWDTGDLLARLSSDDRRLDELRDEDREITTVFEVSYRGLPPQLRDAFRAFGLHPGPDLTADAGAAALACPVREAERILEELLDRHLITEPARGRYRFHDLVQDYARRVSRETDTDEERRRTVHRILDFYLAAADHANHLLSPHRTGDTEPDGPQQHSPPLENEADAAEWFAAEHACLMNAAAEADRIGSAEHVARFSRVLAGHLESRGRWDAAARLHTKAVEALQGLDDHPRTARALVDLSHIRFRVGDYDTAMEDAEKALDIYRSIGDRSGEAHILGRISLIHWHQSRFPEALTCCREAVEIHRSLGDRRGEAENLDRTAIVLEFTGDYREAERLRLEALAILDEIDAPGLRTMALNNMGDLMIRRGDVDRAAEYYAQIAGLPELSRQHEAIVLINAAHVHRRTGAYETALANYRAALAIAMELGDRRTQVDTLIGIGATFHNTGRYGESIIHHERALAISRSINERYEETVALRHLGEALTTSGRYRTAVEHLRQAYALSAEIGVPDEQAKALASLGAALLHVQGSEAARRPWEEALRLFTTLNLPEAQDLRARLQSLDHATGT from the coding sequence GTGGAGTTCCGCATCATAGGGCCCGTCGAGCTGTGGGTGAACGGCCGGCGGCGCGACCTTGGACCGTCCAAGGAACGCTGCGTGCTGGCCGTGCTCCTCCTCGCCCCGCGGCAGCCGGTGCCGGCGGAGACCATCATCCGCCGGGTGTGGGGCGACGACCCGCCGGCCAAGGCGCGGCAGGGGCTGCACGTCTACATGACGCGGCTGCGCCGAAGACTGGAGGACGTCGAGGGTGTCGCGCTGATCTCCCGTCAGGGGTCCTACCTGATCGATGTCGACGACGAATCGGTCGACCTGCACCGCTTCCGGCGGCTGCGCGACCAGGCCCGGGCGATCGCCGAGAGCGGCGACGACGAATACGCCCTCGACCACCATCGCCGAGCCGCGGAGTTGTGCCGCGCCGAACCGCTCGCCAACCTGTCGGGGAGTTGGGCCGAGCGCATCCGGCACGCTCTCGAACAGGAATTGCTGGCCGCCGCGTTTCTGCGGATCGATCTGGAACTGCGACGCGGGAACCACGCCGACCTCGTCCGCGAACTCTACGACCTCACCGAACGCCATCCCCAGAACCAGTGGCCGGCCGAGCGGTTGATGGTCGCGCTCTACCGCTGCGGGCGCCAGGCCGAGGCACTGGATGTCTACCGGCGCACCCACGACCTCCTCGTGGCCGAGTCGGGAACCGATCCGGGCCCTGGGATGCGGCAGATCCAGCAACAGATCCTGCGGGGAGACCCGGAACTGCTCCGGGTTCCCGGTACTCAGTTGAGCGTCGACCGGCGCCCGCACACGCTGCCGCATGACGCGCGCGTCTTCGTCGGACGTGAGGACGAGTTACGGCAACTCATGGACATGGTGCCGATGGCCGCAGGCCCACCGGCCGGATCGGCCGTGACCGTGATCGCCCTGGACGGCATGGCCGGCGTCGGCAAATCGATGCTCGCCGTCCACCTCGCACACCGGCTGGCGGCTCACTTTCCCGACGGCCAGATGTTCCTTCCGCTGCACGCGCATGACGCCCGGCAGAAGCCCGTGGATCCGGCGGACGCGCTCGACACACTGCTCCGCATGATCAACGTCCCGGTGACGCGGGTGCCGCGCGCGCTGGACGAGCGCGCCGCGCTGTGGCGGTCCGAGCTGGCGGGCAGCCGCGCGATCCTCGTCTTGGACGACGCCGCCGGGCACGACCAGGTCAGGCCGCTGCTCCCGGCGTCCGCCGGCTGCCTGGTGATCGTGACGAGCCGCCGCCGCCTGACCGGGCTGCACGACGCGTGGCCGCTCTCCTTGGAGACCTTGCCCGTCCGGGACGCGATGGTGCTGTTCACGGGCATCGCGGGCGCCGGCCGCGCGGAGACCGACGCCGACGTCGCCGCAGTGGTGGAGTGCTGCGGACGGCTGCCGCTCGCGGTGAGCATGGCGGCGAGCCGGCTGCGCCACCGCCGCACCTGGGACACCGGCGACCTGCTGGCCCGGCTGTCCTCCGACGACCGGCGCCTGGACGAGCTGCGCGACGAGGACCGCGAGATCACCACCGTCTTCGAGGTCTCCTACCGAGGTCTTCCGCCGCAACTGCGAGACGCATTCCGCGCATTCGGCCTGCACCCCGGCCCCGACCTGACGGCCGACGCGGGGGCCGCGGCGCTGGCGTGCCCGGTCCGGGAGGCCGAGCGGATCTTAGAGGAGTTGCTCGACCGCCACCTGATCACCGAACCCGCCCGGGGCCGCTACCGCTTCCACGACCTCGTCCAGGACTACGCCCGCCGCGTCTCCCGCGAGACCGACACCGACGAGGAGCGCCGCCGGACCGTCCACCGGATCCTCGACTTCTACCTCGCGGCGGCCGACCACGCGAACCACTTGCTCTCCCCACACCGCACGGGTGACACAGAGCCCGATGGGCCGCAGCAGCACTCGCCGCCCCTTGAGAACGAGGCGGACGCAGCCGAATGGTTCGCCGCCGAACACGCCTGCCTCATGAACGCCGCAGCAGAGGCCGACCGCATCGGCTCAGCAGAACACGTCGCCCGCTTCTCCCGTGTACTCGCCGGCCATCTGGAGTCGCGCGGCCGCTGGGACGCCGCCGCACGCCTGCACACCAAGGCGGTCGAGGCGCTCCAGGGCTTGGACGACCATCCGAGAACCGCACGCGCCCTCGTCGACCTGAGCCACATCCGATTCCGTGTCGGCGACTACGACACCGCGATGGAAGACGCGGAAAAGGCGCTGGATATCTACCGTTCGATCGGCGACCGCAGCGGAGAAGCACATATTCTCGGCCGCATAAGCCTCATCCACTGGCACCAGTCGCGTTTTCCCGAGGCATTGACCTGCTGCCGGGAGGCGGTGGAAATCCACCGCTCTCTCGGCGACCGGCGCGGAGAGGCGGAGAACCTCGATCGCACCGCGATCGTCTTGGAGTTCACCGGCGACTATCGCGAGGCCGAACGTCTCCGCCTCGAAGCACTCGCGATCCTCGACGAGATCGACGCCCCGGGCCTGCGGACGATGGCGCTCAACAACATGGGCGACCTGATGATCCGCAGGGGCGACGTCGACCGAGCCGCCGAGTACTACGCGCAGATCGCCGGCCTCCCCGAACTGAGCCGCCAGCACGAGGCCATCGTGCTCATCAACGCGGCCCACGTCCACCGCCGTACCGGAGCTTACGAAACGGCCCTGGCCAATTACCGTGCGGCACTCGCGATAGCGATGGAATTAGGCGACCGGCGAACCCAGGTCGACACCCTCATCGGCATCGGCGCCACTTTCCATAACACCGGCCGCTACGGCGAATCCATCATTCATCATGAACGAGCCCTGGCCATTTCACGCTCCATCAACGAGCGTTACGAAGAGACAGTCGCCCTCCGTCATCTAGGCGAGGCGCTCACTACCTCCGGACGCTATCGAACCGCCGTCGAGCACCTTCGACAGGCGTATGCTCTGTCCGCCGAAATAGGCGTTCCCGACGAGCAGGCGAAGGCCCTGGCAAGCCTGGGCGCCGCCCTCCTCCACGTCCAGGGCAGCGAAGCCGCCCGCCGCCCGTGGGAGGAGGCCCTCCGGCTCTTCACCACGCTGAACCTCCCCGAGGCGCAGGACTTGAGAGCCCGGCTCCAGTCCCTTGACCACGCCACCGGCACCTGA
- a CDS encoding ATP-binding protein, translating into MAAISIMDIDQQNMLSETFRAYPETVYLARELVRSALASWGLGAFEGDACQIMTELASNAARLCKGRSIRVWTSRIDQGVEMCVWDDHPGRPVIQQPHLFDTSGRGLILVQAFASGGCGWFAIGEGKAVWARIAIDHGYMLDAARRAGRPVIGALSHVDRPRTPLHS; encoded by the coding sequence ATGGCCGCGATATCCATCATGGACATAGATCAACAAAACATGCTCAGTGAGACGTTCCGGGCTTATCCGGAGACCGTCTATCTCGCGCGGGAGCTCGTGCGCAGTGCACTCGCCTCCTGGGGGCTCGGTGCCTTCGAGGGCGACGCCTGCCAGATCATGACCGAACTCGCGTCGAACGCGGCCCGGCTCTGCAAGGGCAGGAGCATCCGCGTGTGGACCAGCCGCATCGACCAAGGTGTCGAAATGTGCGTGTGGGACGACCACCCCGGCCGGCCCGTGATCCAGCAGCCCCACCTCTTCGACACGTCCGGACGCGGTCTAATCCTGGTCCAGGCGTTCGCGTCCGGCGGCTGCGGATGGTTCGCGATCGGCGAGGGCAAGGCCGTGTGGGCGCGGATCGCCATCGACCACGGGTACATGCTCGACGCCGCACGCAGGGCAGGGCGCCCGGTCATCGGAGCACTGAGTCACGTCGACAGGCCGCGCACGCCGCTGCACTCATAG
- a CDS encoding helix-turn-helix transcriptional regulator → MGKADRLDPDNNPWHWLAVDLRIWRLERNLSQAQLAEILGVDDSTVSNYESGTSKVPERKAEILDQLWRTRGHFARIHRHAETVHDPNWFDQYTRYEQRAEAISAYSALVIHALFQTEDYARALIEGAQVVDNVEETVAARMERRQVWEAAHAPEFRLFVRQSVLEDPVGGPEVMRAQLGHLLDLSQRKGVVVRALPKAKAAHAGVDGSFAILRIGQAEHAWSPAVNGGRLVSDPTKVRAYRLRWDLIGDDALSRDSTRSLLRELMEAMK, encoded by the coding sequence ATGGGGAAGGCCGACCGGCTCGATCCGGACAACAACCCGTGGCACTGGCTGGCCGTTGACCTGCGAATATGGCGCCTCGAACGCAACCTGTCACAGGCCCAGCTCGCCGAGATCCTGGGCGTCGACGATTCCACGGTTTCGAACTATGAATCGGGCACATCAAAAGTCCCCGAACGCAAGGCCGAAATTCTTGACCAGCTTTGGCGCACTCGCGGCCATTTTGCCCGAATTCACCGACACGCGGAGACTGTTCATGATCCGAACTGGTTCGACCAGTACACGCGGTACGAGCAGAGGGCCGAGGCGATCAGCGCCTACTCCGCGCTCGTCATACACGCGCTCTTCCAGACCGAGGACTACGCGCGGGCTCTGATCGAAGGGGCGCAGGTCGTCGACAACGTCGAGGAGACCGTCGCGGCCCGGATGGAGCGGCGGCAGGTCTGGGAGGCCGCCCATGCCCCCGAGTTCCGTCTATTCGTACGCCAGTCGGTTCTAGAGGATCCTGTGGGCGGGCCCGAAGTGATGCGGGCACAACTTGGTCACTTGCTGGACTTGAGCCAACGCAAGGGAGTCGTGGTGAGGGCTCTCCCAAAGGCGAAGGCCGCCCATGCAGGGGTCGACGGTTCGTTCGCGATCTTGAGGATCGGCCAGGCGGAACATGCCTGGTCACCCGCCGTCAACGGCGGGCGCCTGGTATCTGATCCGACGAAGGTCAGGGCGTACCGACTACGGTGGGATTTGATAGGGGATGATGCCCTGTCTCGAGACTCGACCCGGAGTCTCCTGCGTGAGCTTATGGAGGCCATGAAGTGA
- a CDS encoding DUF397 domain-containing protein, with protein MNPPVWRKSSRSGGSAGGGDGCVELAALTGVIGVRDSKAPDAGHITLSAESFAQLITALKQGELHL; from the coding sequence GTGAATCCACCTGTATGGCGCAAGTCCAGCCGCAGCGGGGGCAGCGCCGGCGGTGGCGATGGGTGCGTGGAACTGGCCGCTCTTACTGGCGTGATCGGTGTGCGTGACAGCAAGGCCCCCGACGCCGGACACATCACGCTCTCCGCAGAGAGCTTCGCCCAGCTCATCACCGCCCTCAAGCAGGGAGAACTGCACCTCTGA